In one Nicotiana sylvestris chromosome 8, ASM39365v2, whole genome shotgun sequence genomic region, the following are encoded:
- the LOC138875379 gene encoding uncharacterized protein encodes MARDFPRKSRDVPPQTSQPQRAPESSQAMITAAVAAPPTHPAIGGGRGGRGCPRGRVQARYYAIPARTEVYSIITGIVLVCHRDASILFDPGSTYSYVSSYLSLHLGVSRDSLSSPIYVSTPMGDSLIVDHVYRSCLIDHSGFETRADLLLLSMVDFNVILGMDWFSAHHVILGCHTKTVRLAMLGVP; translated from the coding sequence ATGGCTAGGGATTTCCCCAGAAAAAGTCGGGAtgtacctccacagacttctcagccacagcgtgctccGGAGAGTTCCCAAGCTATGATCACAGCAGCAGTTGCTGCCCCACCTACCCATCCAGCTataggtggaggtcggggaggtagaggttgccctagagggagAGTCCAGGCTAGATATTATGCCATTCCTGCTCGTACTGAGGTTTATTCTATCATAACTGGTATTGTCCttgtttgtcatagagatgcatcgattttattcgatccaggctccacttattcttatgtgtcctcttatcTTTCCCtacatttgggcgtatctcgggattctttgagttctcctatttatgtttctactcctatgggagattctcttattgtggaccacgtttatcggtcatgtttgattGATCATAGTGGTTTTgaaaccagagccgatttattattactcagcatggtagattttaacgttatcttgggcatggactggttttcGGCCCATCATGTTATTCTTGGTTGTCACACCAAAACTGTGAGGCTGGCTATGCTAGGCGTACCATGA